The proteins below come from a single Chelmon rostratus isolate fCheRos1 chromosome 12, fCheRos1.pri, whole genome shotgun sequence genomic window:
- the dnajc1 gene encoding dnaJ homolog subfamily C member 1: protein MGVCAGPCSSLLVFLTLLVSSPPPLSAWDADLELLDLVEEIPQSFYQFLSLDQDASAAEIKKAYRRLSLSLHPDKNKDENAETQFRQLVAIYEVLKDEERRRKYDDILVNGLPDWRQPVFYYRRVRKMSNAELAFLLFLILTVGHYAVIWSIYLEKQLDELLSKKKKEKKKKLSSRPAEDLRCIGQDRSDRVQDRPHWQDILPLKLTIWLYLSIKNLPQTIQEVKQYYEDYQQMKQQQREEAKAEQEVAPREKRPKVKKPKVEFPVYEPSSENLNYQSYDQMTSIEEIEDQMDDWLQDRRPAKKKTADWTEDELSLLSRLMVKFPGGSPGRWEKIAQELGRSVADVTTKVKQMKDNVSHTSGLVKLSELKGPLLPVRSLPAGDSVMSQRAGGACEEEEEEEAIAAVRRRTRKSGAPEGGEVKVRGRRQKDFDPSAVEEEEAEPQESREKADPTVWTQNQQKLLELALQQFPRGTAERWDRIAKVVPGKNKEECMIRYKMLAELVQKRKQAKS from the exons ATGGGGGTCTGTGCGGGTCCGTGCAGCTCCTTGCTAGTCTTCCTGACCCTGCTGGTCTCTTCGCCCCCCCCTCTGAGCGCCTGGGACGCAGatctggagctgctggacctGGTGGAGGAGATCCCGCAGTCCTTCTATCAGTTCCTGTCCCTGGATCAG gatgcatcagcagcagagataaAGAAGGCGTATCGAcgcctgtctctttctctgcatccTGACAAGAACAAAGATGAAAACGCTGAAACTCAGTTCAGACAA ctcgTGGCCATTTATGAAGTCCTGAAGGATGAGGAGAGACGACGCAA GTATGATGACATCCTGGTGAACGGGCTTCCTGATTGGAGGCAGCCAGTCTTCTACTACAGACGAGTGAGGAAGATGAGTAATGCTGAGCTggccttcctcctcttcctcatcctcactgtgGGACACTACGCTGTTATCTGGTCCATATACTTAGAGAAGCAGCTG GATGAGCTGCTGagtaagaagaagaaagagaaaaagaagaagctgagcTCCAGACCTGCAGAGGACCTCAGGTGCATCGGGCAGGACCGGAGTGACAG AGTTCAGGACAGACCTCATTGGCAGGACATCCTCCCTTTGAAGTTGACCATCTGGCTTTACCTGTCCATCAAAAACCTGCCCCAGACCATCCAG gaggtGAAGCAGTACTATGAGGACTACCAAcagatgaagcagcagcagagagaggaagctaAAGCTGAACAGGAAGTTGCCCCCA GAGAGAAGAGGCCAAAGGTCAAAAAGCCAAAGGTAGAGTTTCCTGTTTACGAACCATCATCAGAGAACCTGAACTACCAGAGTTATGACCAAATGACTTCCATTGAGGAGATCGAAGACCAGATGGACGACTGGTTGCAGGATCGCAGGCCTGCAAAGAAGAAG ACTGCAGACTGGACGGAGGACGAGCTCAGCCTCCTCAGCAGGTTGATGGTTAAATTCCCCGGAGGATCTCCAGGTCGCTGGGAGAAGATTGCTCAAGAGCTGGGCCGATCAGTGGCAGAT GTGACAACTAAAGTCAAACAGATGAAAGACAATGTGAGCCACACCTCAG GTCTGGTGAAACTGTCAGAGCTGAAGGGACCTCTTCTTCCTGTGAGGTCACTACCTGCTGGAGACAGTGTAATGTctcagagagcgggtggggcatgtgaagaggaggaggaggaagaagcaaTTGCAGCAGTCAGGAGGAGAACCAGGAAGTCAGGAGCCCCAGAAGGGGGGGAGGTGAAAGTCAGAGGTCGTCGGCAGAAAGATTTTGACCCGTCCgcggtggaggaagaggaggcagaacCTCAGGAGAGTAGGGAGAAGGCCGATCCCACTGTCTGGACTCAGAACcaacagaagctgctggaacTCGCTCTGCAACAGTTCCCCAGAGGAACCGCAGAACGCTGGGACCGTATCGCCAAGGTGGTCCCAGGGAAGAACAAG